CGTGTCGAAAAAGAGTGCTCTTTTCGCAGGAAGCAGGCCATATGGAGTTTGCGGGGTAAAGGGTGCTCATCGTATAAACTCCGGCGGGCTGTTACACCTAACGGGAAGCAGACGTTCTATTGTGTGCATCCTGCCTTTCTGACAGACAGGACAGACGTTAACATCGATCCCGCAGATTCTGAGGAGCTGTTCCTGCCATGTCTCCCGCTTCTTCTCTTTTGGTTCTTTTTCTACGTCCAATATCTTATGGCATGACGCGATGTTGTTTTTACGGGTTCTATTTGCCAACAGACCAAAGTGACGTATCCGGACATAGCGTTCGGGTAAAACATGAAGCAGGAACCTTCGGATGAACTCATCAGCCTTGAGCGTCATCGTC
This window of the Syntrophales bacterium genome carries:
- a CDS encoding transposase, which codes for YTHRIAISNNRILNIQGGKVSFLWRDYADDNRQKTMTLKADEFIRRFLLHVLPERYVRIRHFGLLANRTRKNNIASCHKILDVEKEPKEKKRETWQEQLLRICGIDVNVCPVCQKGRMHTIERLLPVRCNSPPEFIR